DNA sequence from the Candidatus Kryptoniota bacterium genome:
CATACTCGATCCGCGTTCCGGCAGAATACTCGAAGCGAACGAAGCTTTCTTCCGTTCGTTCGGTTACGAACCGTCCGACATCGGCACTCTTACCCTTTTCGATATGGTCACTGAGCCGAGGTCCGTGGTGGAGGCGAATCTCAAGAAGGGACTCGAAGAGGGACGGGTTCATATCCCTTCTAAATTGTACAAGCATAAGTCTGGAGGCGAAGTTGAAGTCGAGATAAAGGGAAAGAACATCACCTTCGGAGGATCAACTTTCTGTCTAGTGAATGCCGTCGACCTCACTGAAAAACGGAAGGCCCAGGAAGAGACGGAGCACCAGAGGAGAAGATACGAGAACTTCATACAAAACAGCGCAGAAGGTATCTGGAGAATTGAATTCACGGAGCCGATCAGTGTTCGCGGTGAAAATCGCGAGATCGCGAAACAGATCACCGAGAAAGGCGTCGTCGTCGAGTGCAACCAGGCACTCGCGGAAATGTATGGTTTTGACCGGCCCGACCAACTCATAGGAAGACACTCGCTGGAGTTTATTGCCGACGTGGAAGGTTTCATCGCATCGAAGATGAGATTCACGGAACAGAATTTTTCAATTACCAATATTGAGACAAAGGAGAAAGACAAGTTCGGTAACATTCACTATTTCGAGAATTCATATATAGGTGAAGTTTCTGCAAATCATCTCGTCAGGATCTGGGGAATTCAGAGAGATGTTACGGAGAAGCGGCGGCTTCAGGAACAGCTGCGTGCATCCGAGATACGATACAGAAACCTTGTCGAGCAAGCAAACGACATGGTCCTGCTCTTCAATAACCGCGGTGAATTTGTGTTCGCCAACAAGAGATTCTTCGAAATGACGCACTACGCCGCTGACGAAATATGGGGAAAACCGATCTCGATGCTGGTACACCCGGACAGTGCCTCAGATGTAATGCAAAAGATCCAGGAGCTGTTCTTGTCACCCGAACAGCACTTGAGACATACTGTCCGGCTCCTCACGAGGTTTAACGAGGAGCGGGTTGCAGAGCTCAGCATGACGACACTCCGGGCTGCCGACAAGGTCACGGGCATCCTCGCGATCGGTCGTGACGTGACACAGGAGCAGTCTGTGCGTAACGCGCTTCACGAGTCGGAGGAAAAATACAGAAGCCTTGTGGAGCATTCGCTCTTCGGAGTGCTTGTACTTCAAAACGAGAAAATAGTTTTTGCAAATCAGACTCTCAGCAGCCTTTTCGAAATGGATCTGTCGTCGCTCCAGGGAGCATCGATAGACTCGTTCGTGCATCCTAACGATTACGTCCAGCTCTCCGGAAAATTCGCAGAGGTTGCATCGACACCGAACACTGATGTGAGATTCAACCTCCGGATAATGACACCCAGCGGGAGCATGAAAATGCTCGAAGGATGGGCGGCGGCGATAAGTTACATGGGCAAGCCGGCGATTCAGGCCGCGGTTGTCGACGTCACCGATACCAAGCGCCTCGAAGAACAGCTGATCCAGTCACAGAAAATGGAAAGTATCGGACAGCTGGCCAGCGGAATCGCTCATGATTTCAATAACCTTCTCGGTTCGATATATGGCGCGCTTGAAATCCTCAGAAGACGATACGGCGCCTCAGACCAGAACCTGAAAAAGTATATAGATATTCTCGACGGCTCGGCCCAGCGGGCCGCCGAACTGACTTCCCAGCTCCTGATGTTCTCCCGGCAAAGGGAAAGCAATATCAAGCCGGTACGAATGAACGACACGGTCAACGACACGATGAAGATTTTGACGAGAAGTATTGGGAAGAATATAAAGATTGAGTCTGCCCTTGATCCTACGCTTTTCACAATCGAAGCGGATACGAGCCAGCTGGAAAGCGTGATCCTGAACCTGAGCATCAATTCACGAGACGCGATGCCGAGCGGTGGAACATTGAGAATCGAAACCTCCAATATGGAGTTTGACCAGAGGATCACTCACCAGATTGCTGATGCCAAGCCCGGCAACTACGCCTGCTTGTCCGTTTCAGACACCGGCATCGGAATGGATGAAGAGACGCAGAGAAAGATATTCGAACCGTTCTTCACTACAAAGCCGCTCGGAAAAGGCACCGGGCTCGGACTTTCGATTGTCTACGGAATCGTGAAGAATCACAGGGGATTCATCAATGTTTACAGCGAACCCGGAAGGGGCACGACATTCAGAATTTATCTTCCTGCTACCGATAAACTCCCGGTCGATGAAGCGACGGTAACATCCAAAGAGGTGCCGCACGGCAATGAGACAATTCTCCTGATAGATGATGAGTTGACTCTGCTTGACCTGACAAGAGAAATACTCGAAGGTCTCGGATACAGGGTGATGATTGCCGAGGGAGCGCTTGAAGGGATAAGGATCTACAAGGACAATCGCTCAGACGTGAACCTGGTCATACTCGATATGCTCATGCCGGAGATGACGGGGACAGAAGTCTATCCGATCCTCAAAAATATTAATCCCGACATTAATGTCCTCCTTGCAACCGGGCTTAACGTCGGCGAAAAGGTGGAGGACCTCCTCGCAATGGGTGTCACCGACGTCGTCGGCAAACCGTATTCCATCAGTGATCTGGCGGTTCACGTAAGGCACGCGCTCGACGGCAGCAGGTAGCCGTTCCCCAAAGATCAGTTTAAGAAATTCCAGTTGACTCCGAACCCGAAGCTCCTATCGAGGGCCGGGTAAACCGGAGTGAGGACGTAGTCTTGGCCCGCTATGTTGAAGAATGTGAGGTAGAGAATCGCGTCGCCGATTTTCGCCTGGAGAAACACGTCGGAGCTTCCGAATGGCCCGAACTCGTCGATATTCGAAGGATAATAAATAAGCGCCTGCGAGTAGAATTCGCTTCCGCTGAATGTGCTCACAATGCTTCCGCGGATTCCGATCTTAAGGTTAAGATGGTTGTCAAACATTATTTCGTGAAGGTAGAGCTCTCCTTCCGCTGAATATTTTGGGAGAGTGTAAACCTGATTGCCGTCCACCTTCTCATAAGTGTAATTCAATTTGCCGTCCGCGACGAGTTTCCAGAAACTGACCTGCGCGTTCAAGTCGAGCCCATAAATATCGCGCGAAGAAAGATTGACGATCGATATTTGTGGATATGCAGGCTTACCGTTATAAACCTCGCGATAGTAAATCGGTTTGTCGATGCTTCTGAAGTAAGGCTTAATGTAATAGGAGACATTGTCACCTGCGTTTCCCGAAACAGTCAGCTGAAAGTCGCGGTCGGTCTCCGCAGTAAGTCCAGGATTGCCTGTAAAATTTTGTGTTACGAAATACTTCTCCGATTGACTTGGCAAATGTCTCGAAGAGCTGCCTCCAAGTTCCAATTTGAATTCATCACTCCCAACGCCGAAGGACGCACCGTAAGCCGGATAGAACTTGCTTTCCACAATGTCTCCCCTTCCGAATATACCTGCCGTCACGAAATTGAAAAGCCTGAATTCCTGATCGCCATAAATTGAAAACCGGGTTACGGAAGGTATCGAGGTAGAGGTATTGTAAGTGTCTTCATCTCTTTCAATCTCCCCGCCATAGTTCAATCTGCCGAGCGGGTTCACTTGACTTCCTCGTGAATCCAAGCCGTATTTCCTGCTATGGTTTGTAAGAGAGTACGGGATGCCGCCGTCACTGAAGATAAAATTGTAGTAGTCATAGTATGAAGTGGCGGAGATGAAATTGCTCGAATCGACCGGATCCGACTGGGAGTATGCCGCGCGCAGGTGATGCTGGAGATATGTGAGATCAGCTTGCTGGCTCCTCAGGTTTATCTGAAACTGATCAAAAGTGCTCGCGTCGATCGCGTACGGCATCGCTCCGCCCGTCATTCCTCCCTTCGTCCGGTAGTAGAGTTCGGTCAGAGTAAATTGCTTGGTGGAATCAATGCTGTATCTGTATTTCGCTCTTATATTTATCCCGTCGTAGACCGAATTTAAAAATCTTCCGTCAGTAGTCTGTCGTTCGAAGCCTGCGTCTAGATTTGAATTGAAACCGATGTTTTGGGAAAAAACTCCGTCGGTGATGAGATAGTTGTACGGCTCCTCGAGGTGCCTAATTTTTGAATACGGCTGCTGCTCGCTGTAGGATTGTGACTTAAAATTCACAAGCGCACCTGTGGAATTGAAATCATAGATCGGAGCCCTGAGTGCGTCTATATATTCAACGTCATTCATGAACTCCATTGGAATATGATACAGGTTCATGGTGGAAGTGGTCGGTTCATTCAGCGCGACCCCGTCAAGCGTGTACCGCGTGTAGTTTCCTCCGATACCGTCGAAAAATATTTCCGACGGATCACCGGGCTGATACATGTTCGCGAGATATACGCCAGGGATTTTCCGGAGCACATCTCCGGAAAACGTGTAATCATTCCAAGCGATTCCCGAATCATTAATTGAATAAGACGGAATTGTCATCACTGATCCGCTGTATAGAACGGGCTTCACCAGCGAGCCCAACGGGATACGCGCGGAATCCTGTTGTCCGTAAGAAGCTGATACCCCAAAAAAGATAAAAAAGATGATGAAGGACCGTGGTCGGAAAGGAAATGACTTCTGCTGATTAATCATTCAAGTGACACAAAATAAACAATACCCGCTAAAATGAACAGCCGCAATTTCAGGTAGATGCGAATATTTCAGTTGTAAAGCTGATACTTAGATCTTTCCGTCTCAAATTTCTGCAGATTGTTCTTCCAAGAAGAAATGATTGAACCGGGATCTTTGCCCGACTCTATCATGATCCAAATCGACGCGTCGCCGGAAAGCCTGTCGAATCCCGAGACCCTCACCTTGAACTCGCCCGGATAGAGCTCGTGCAGCGCCCAGATCAACGTGACTCCCATTTCCACCGGCCTGAATATGTCTCTATCCGTGACAACAATATCAACTCCGTGGCACAGCCTCGAAACAAATTTCGGATCTTTCGCCCACGGAAGGGAGTCGGGAGTAAACTCGATCGGATCGAATCTAACACCAGGAAGGTTCCGAGCGTTAAGCAAACCGATTAACTTTTCTGAATCGATGAAGGGCGCGCCGATCCACCGGAAAGGATGAGGTGTTCCTCGCCCTTCGGAAACATTTGTGGCTTCAAGGAGCACACAACCCGGATAGACTTCAACCGACTGCATGTCGGGAAGGTTGGGCGAGGGATCGATCCATTTCAATCCTGTTTGATCGTACCACATCTCATGACGATAATTCTGCATCTTTATCACCGTCAGGTCGGCTTTCACTCCGTTCTTCAAGAGATGCTCCTCGTTCATCATAGTAGCGAGCTCACCGGGAGTCATGCCGTAAACACTCGGAAGCGGTTGGATACCGACGAAAGATTTGAGTGAATCGTCGAGTACCGGTCCATCAATAAAATCGGATCTAACCATATCGGGTTTGTCCAGCACGACGAATTTTATATTATGCTCGGCTGCTGCCTCCATACATAAATCAAGCGTGCTTATGTAAGTGTAGAATCTGACTCCGACGTCCTGAAGATCATAGACCAACACGTCGATGCCGGAGAGCATCTCAGCGGTAGGCTTAACATTTTTTCCGTAGAGCGAATACACGTGGACTCCGGTCCTCGGATCAATGCTGTCGGGCACGGCAGTACCGTCGCTCGCTTTGCCCCGTATCCCGTGTTCAGGTCCGAAAAGTGCGACCAAACTAAAATCGTGGTTCATCGACAACGCGTCGGCGATGTGCGTGCCGTTCTGCATTATGCCGCTCTGGTTCGTTATTAATCCGACTCTCTTTCCTTTTAGAATCCCCAGGTCGTTCTGTAGGAGAACCTCGTCCCCTGTTCGCACGCGGTCCTGTGCAAATACCGATATAGAAATTGCCAGTATTGCAGCTGGAATGATTTTCAAGCGACGCATCACTGCCTCCCTTTCGTAAATTTTGCGACTTGTTTCTCCGCCAGGCACCATGCCGCGAGCGTCATCCCGTCCCAGATTTCCATCTTCTCGATTCGCCTTCTTAATTCTGACGGACTCATCTTCATAACTTCAAATTCTTCGGACGGGTCGTTTCCCTTTTCCGCCGGTGACAATTCGCTGGCGACATAAACATTACACTTCTCGTCAGTCACACCGTTAAATGGATTGAACTTTCCTACGAGCTTCCAGTTTCTGGCGGACAGTTTGGCCTCTTCTGCCAATTCGTTCTTTGCCGCGGTCAGGAACGACGGCGCGTTCACTCCTCCCGAAGGGAACTCGACGCTCTCAGTCTTCCACAAATACCTGAATTGTTTGACCATCACCAGCTTTCCGTCATGGGTTACGGGAACAACCATCACGGAGCCGGGCGTTCTTACAAAATGGTACTCCCCGACATTTCCGCCGGGGAGTGAATATCTATCGCGCCAATATTCCCAGTAAGGGTTCTTGTGAACCAGCTCAGTCTGGAATGTCTTCAGACGCTTGAGTGCCAATTCTCCTCACAATTCCAGCAGCTCGCGATCACTAAAGAAGAATGCTATTTCACGCTCCGCGTTTTCCGGAGAATCCGAACCGTGCACAATATTCTCCTGCTTGTTTGCTGCAAAGTCGCGACGGATAGTTCCGGGTGCCGCATCTTTCGGATCGGTCGCGCCGATCAATTCCCTGAATTCATCGAACGCGTTTTCCTTTTCGAGGATAATCGGCACACACGGGCCAGACGTCATGAACTCGACGAGATCTTTGTAGAACGGCCTTTCCTTGTGAACGGCGTAGAATCCTCCGGCATTTTCCTTGGTCAATCGCACCATCTTCAATGCGACTATTTTAAAATTCGCTCTCTGGATTCTCGCAATCACTTCGCCTATCAGATTCTTCTTCACACAGTCCGGCTTAAGTATCGCTAATGTGCGGCTCATATGAGTTCAGGTATTCCTCTCTTTCAACGTGTAATTTCTCAATTC
Encoded proteins:
- a CDS encoding DUF1343 domain-containing protein — its product is MRRLKIIPAAILAISISVFAQDRVRTGDEVLLQNDLGILKGKRVGLITNQSGIMQNGTHIADALSMNHDFSLVALFGPEHGIRGKASDGTAVPDSIDPRTGVHVYSLYGKNVKPTAEMLSGIDVLVYDLQDVGVRFYTYISTLDLCMEAAAEHNIKFVVLDKPDMVRSDFIDGPVLDDSLKSFVGIQPLPSVYGMTPGELATMMNEEHLLKNGVKADLTVIKMQNYRHEMWYDQTGLKWIDPSPNLPDMQSVEVYPGCVLLEATNVSEGRGTPHPFRWIGAPFIDSEKLIGLLNARNLPGVRFDPIEFTPDSLPWAKDPKFVSRLCHGVDIVVTDRDIFRPVEMGVTLIWALHELYPGEFKVRVSGFDRLSGDASIWIMIESGKDPGSIISSWKNNLQKFETERSKYQLYN
- the ndk gene encoding nucleoside-diphosphate kinase, which translates into the protein MSRTLAILKPDCVKKNLIGEVIARIQRANFKIVALKMVRLTKENAGGFYAVHKERPFYKDLVEFMTSGPCVPIILEKENAFDEFRELIGATDPKDAAPGTIRRDFAANKQENIVHGSDSPENAEREIAFFFSDRELLEL
- a CDS encoding PAS domain S-box protein; this encodes MKNQRPHTREHALGGDDHLLVSFTRICDSIISGSDVGPGISEFQKLLSGICGVNSISLYMLDEHTGDFELVTGSGSNHHRPAIISKDGDEPLASLSKLREPIHLYGKSPEFAGIKKKLLVGDGVESIDVFPLEYRSKPLGFLVASFSSELGPQGDHGRSTKILEAAASQLSITLHSRNLNTRYETLREKYASALSEISSAIFILDPRSGRILEANEAFFRSFGYEPSDIGTLTLFDMVTEPRSVVEANLKKGLEEGRVHIPSKLYKHKSGGEVEVEIKGKNITFGGSTFCLVNAVDLTEKRKAQEETEHQRRRYENFIQNSAEGIWRIEFTEPISVRGENREIAKQITEKGVVVECNQALAEMYGFDRPDQLIGRHSLEFIADVEGFIASKMRFTEQNFSITNIETKEKDKFGNIHYFENSYIGEVSANHLVRIWGIQRDVTEKRRLQEQLRASEIRYRNLVEQANDMVLLFNNRGEFVFANKRFFEMTHYAADEIWGKPISMLVHPDSASDVMQKIQELFLSPEQHLRHTVRLLTRFNEERVAELSMTTLRAADKVTGILAIGRDVTQEQSVRNALHESEEKYRSLVEHSLFGVLVLQNEKIVFANQTLSSLFEMDLSSLQGASIDSFVHPNDYVQLSGKFAEVASTPNTDVRFNLRIMTPSGSMKMLEGWAAAISYMGKPAIQAAVVDVTDTKRLEEQLIQSQKMESIGQLASGIAHDFNNLLGSIYGALEILRRRYGASDQNLKKYIDILDGSAQRAAELTSQLLMFSRQRESNIKPVRMNDTVNDTMKILTRSIGKNIKIESALDPTLFTIEADTSQLESVILNLSINSRDAMPSGGTLRIETSNMEFDQRITHQIADAKPGNYACLSVSDTGIGMDEETQRKIFEPFFTTKPLGKGTGLGLSIVYGIVKNHRGFINVYSEPGRGTTFRIYLPATDKLPVDEATVTSKEVPHGNETILLIDDELTLLDLTREILEGLGYRVMIAEGALEGIRIYKDNRSDVNLVILDMLMPEMTGTEVYPILKNINPDINVLLATGLNVGEKVEDLLAMGVTDVVGKPYSISDLAVHVRHALDGSR
- a CDS encoding NUDIX hydrolase, with amino-acid sequence MALKRLKTFQTELVHKNPYWEYWRDRYSLPGGNVGEYHFVRTPGSVMVVPVTHDGKLVMVKQFRYLWKTESVEFPSGGVNAPSFLTAAKNELAEEAKLSARNWKLVGKFNPFNGVTDEKCNVYVASELSPAEKGNDPSEEFEVMKMSPSELRRRIEKMEIWDGMTLAAWCLAEKQVAKFTKGRQ
- a CDS encoding putative porin, with translation MTIPSYSINDSGIAWNDYTFSGDVLRKIPGVYLANMYQPGDPSEIFFDGIGGNYTRYTLDGVALNEPTTSTMNLYHIPMEFMNDVEYIDALRAPIYDFNSTGALVNFKSQSYSEQQPYSKIRHLEEPYNYLITDGVFSQNIGFNSNLDAGFERQTTDGRFLNSVYDGINIRAKYRYSIDSTKQFTLTELYYRTKGGMTGGAMPYAIDASTFDQFQINLRSQQADLTYLQHHLRAAYSQSDPVDSSNFISATSYYDYYNFIFSDGGIPYSLTNHSRKYGLDSRGSQVNPLGRLNYGGEIERDEDTYNTSTSIPSVTRFSIYGDQEFRLFNFVTAGIFGRGDIVESKFYPAYGASFGVGSDEFKLELGGSSSRHLPSQSEKYFVTQNFTGNPGLTAETDRDFQLTVSGNAGDNVSYYIKPYFRSIDKPIYYREVYNGKPAYPQISIVNLSSRDIYGLDLNAQVSFWKLVADGKLNYTYEKVDGNQVYTLPKYSAEGELYLHEIMFDNHLNLKIGIRGSIVSTFSGSEFYSQALIYYPSNIDEFGPFGSSDVFLQAKIGDAILYLTFFNIAGQDYVLTPVYPALDRSFGFGVNWNFLN